CAACACCAGATCGGGAAACCGTTCCAGCAGCATTCTGAACGCGATGTGCAACTCCATGCGGGCCAGGGGTGCCCCCAGACAGTAATGCATGCCCTGCCCGAAGGAGAGGTGTTTGTTGGGGTTGCGGCCCAGGTCCAGCACGTCTGCCTTTTTGAACTGGCTTTCATCGCGGTTGGCAGAGGCAATCACGCCCAGCACCATCTCTCCGGCTTTGATGCCTGCACCCAGCAGGGTCAGGTCTGATCTGGCGTAACGCTCGGTGGCCATTTCCACAGGAGGGGAAAAGCGGGCCAGTTCCTCTGTTGCAGATGGAATCAGGCTGAAGTCGTTCAGCAGGCGGTTTTTCTCTGCCGGGTGTTGCAGCAGGGTGAGGACTCCATTGGTGATCAGGTTGACGGTGGTTTCATGGCCTGCAGTGATCAGCAGGAAAATCATGGCCAGGCACTCGTCTTCGCTGAGGTGGTCTCCGGCCTCCTCTGCCTGAACGATGGCGGTCACCAGATCGTCTCTGGGCTGGTCTCTGCGGCTTTGCACCAGGGTGCGCAGGTACTTCATCAGGGCCACCATCTGCGGCAGGGACAGCAGGGCATTCAGTTCGGTGGGGGCTTTGAGGATGGCACGGGTCCAGTGGTGAAATTTGCCGTGGTCTGCAGCAGGAATGCCCAGAATTTCGGTGATGACGGTCATGGGGAGGGGCAAAGCAAAATCGTGGATCAGCTCGGCTTCCCGCTTTTTTTCCAGATGGTTCAGCAGGATGTGGGTGATCTCCTGAATCCGGCCTCTCATGTGCTCAATGCGCCTGGGCGTGAAAGCCTGATGGACCAGGGTTTTCAGGCGGCGGTGGTCGGGCTCATCCTGGTCCAGCATGTTGCGCATCAGGGGTTTGAGAATGGCTGGCACCCACTGCTCTTTCTGTTTTGATCCCTCGATGTTGCGCCGGTCCTTGACGAAGCGCTCGTCTTTGAGGAGGGACACCACATCGTCATAGCGGCTGACCAGCCAGACTTTGCGGCTCCCCACCTGGGTGGGGTAAATCGGGCTTTCTGCCCGCAAATTGGCATAGAAAGGAAAGGGATCTGCCTTGAACTGGCGGCTGACAATGCTGATCTTACCCATGTTTTTCCTCCTTCAGACCACCGAGCAGCACCTGTGAAAGCACCTTGCCTGCCTCCTGCCACTGGTCCTGGATGACTTTGTCTCCCAGCAAATTCAGCACCGCCACACCCAGGGCACTGGCGGCCAGAATGCGCACGGTGAGTTCCACAGGGAGCGCTTTGAGTTTCCCCTCTTTTATCAGTTGCCCGAAATACTGCTCAGCAATCTGAAAGGTGGGGGCCATGATTTCGTGCTGGTAGCGGGCCTGCAAATCCCGGTTGACCAGCAGTTCTGGAAGCAAACCCTGCAAAATGGTCATGTCCTGCTGGATCTGGCCCATGCGGTGCTCCAGATACACCGTCAGAAAAGCCTCGAAGTCCAGGGTCTGCCCTTCCTGAAAGTGAATGGGGCGCTCCGGGGTTTCATTGAGCTGGTTCATCAGGCCCATCAGCAGGGCTTCTTTGTTGGGAAAATAATTGTAGATGGTGCCATCTGCAATGCCAGCGGTGCGGGCAATCTGTTTGATGGTGGCGCTGTGAAAGCCTTTTTCTGCAAAAACCTGGGCAGCTGCCTTCAGGATCTGCTTTTTGCGGGCTTCGATGAGCTGTTGCTGGATGGGGTCTGTGGGATCTGGCATGTACACCTCAGAATGAACGTATATTCAGTTTAATGAATGAGCATTCATTCAGTCAATACCTGTTCTCAGGCAGCTCATTCTGCTGAAGTTGCTTCTGCTACCCTGCAGTCATGAACAGAGACCAGTGGCAACAGGTCATTGACAGCGATTACCAGCTTCCAGAGGGTGTCTCTCTGCATGAGGCCACCCGTG
This portion of the Deinococcus roseus genome encodes:
- a CDS encoding TetR/AcrR family transcriptional regulator, yielding MPDPTDPIQQQLIEARKKQILKAAAQVFAEKGFHSATIKQIARTAGIADGTIYNYFPNKEALLMGLMNQLNETPERPIHFQEGQTLDFEAFLTVYLEHRMGQIQQDMTILQGLLPELLVNRDLQARYQHEIMAPTFQIAEQYFGQLIKEGKLKALPVELTVRILAASALGVAVLNLLGDKVIQDQWQEAGKVLSQVLLGGLKEEKHG
- a CDS encoding cytochrome P450 family protein, yielding MGKISIVSRQFKADPFPFYANLRAESPIYPTQVGSRKVWLVSRYDDVVSLLKDERFVKDRRNIEGSKQKEQWVPAILKPLMRNMLDQDEPDHRRLKTLVHQAFTPRRIEHMRGRIQEITHILLNHLEKKREAELIHDFALPLPMTVITEILGIPAADHGKFHHWTRAILKAPTELNALLSLPQMVALMKYLRTLVQSRRDQPRDDLVTAIVQAEEAGDHLSEDECLAMIFLLITAGHETTVNLITNGVLTLLQHPAEKNRLLNDFSLIPSATEELARFSPPVEMATERYARSDLTLLGAGIKAGEMVLGVIASANRDESQFKKADVLDLGRNPNKHLSFGQGMHYCLGAPLARMELHIAFRMLLERFPDLVLKARPEQLRWRPTFVIRGLERLPVRV